A genomic stretch from Empedobacter stercoris includes:
- a CDS encoding DUF853 domain-containing protein: MNQKESFIQEIQKRYSYKNDKIILGKARLDGEIVEEAEISVALKTMNRHGLIGGATGTGKTKSLQIIAEQLSLKGVPTLLMDIKGDLSGIGAAANAEDKHAQERMQALDLPYNPQGSAVEFLSISDEPGVKLRATVTDFGPILFSKILELNETQESIISIIFKYCEDRNLPLIDLEDIRRVLQYVTDSAEGKAELNSNYGTIAPASLGAILRKIVALEQQGATKFFGEPSFDVQDLLKTKDGKGIVNIIRLIDIQNQPNLFSTFMLSLLNKIYSQFPESGDADQPKLVIFIDEAHLIFKEATKALLNQIETMVKLIRSKGVGLYFVTQVPGDVPDAVLSQLGLKIQHALRGFTAKDRKEITKAIENYPTTTYYKANEVITQLGIGEAFVTALDEKGIPTPLAYTYMRAPNSRMDVLTSDEINTIVANSDLVNKYAKNINRESANEILSQKLEQQKNSEQTSSKKTPSKKVPQEKDWTDNPVVRDVSRTATRKLMDWGMKMLTDFLKGKK; encoded by the coding sequence ATGAACCAAAAAGAAAGCTTTATTCAGGAAATACAAAAACGTTATTCCTATAAAAATGATAAAATAATATTAGGCAAAGCCAGATTAGATGGAGAAATTGTAGAAGAAGCTGAAATTTCAGTGGCATTAAAAACAATGAATCGTCATGGATTGATTGGAGGTGCAACCGGAACAGGAAAAACCAAATCTTTGCAAATTATCGCCGAACAACTTTCTTTAAAAGGGGTTCCGACTTTATTGATGGATATTAAAGGAGATTTGTCGGGAATTGGAGCAGCAGCAAATGCGGAAGATAAACATGCGCAAGAAAGAATGCAAGCGCTCGATTTACCTTATAATCCGCAAGGGTCAGCAGTGGAATTTTTGTCTATTTCTGATGAGCCAGGAGTTAAACTTCGTGCAACTGTAACTGATTTTGGTCCAATTTTATTCAGTAAAATTTTAGAATTAAATGAGACACAAGAAAGTATAATCTCAATTATATTTAAGTATTGTGAAGATCGAAATTTACCATTGATTGATTTGGAAGATATTCGACGCGTTTTACAATATGTAACAGATTCAGCTGAAGGTAAAGCAGAATTAAATTCTAATTATGGAACAATTGCGCCTGCTTCATTAGGAGCTATTTTACGTAAAATTGTTGCATTAGAACAACAAGGTGCAACAAAATTCTTCGGAGAACCAAGTTTTGATGTTCAAGATTTATTGAAAACAAAAGATGGTAAAGGAATCGTAAATATTATTCGTTTGATTGATATTCAAAATCAACCCAATTTATTTTCCACTTTTATGCTGAGTTTGTTGAATAAAATTTATTCTCAATTTCCTGAATCTGGAGATGCTGATCAACCTAAATTGGTTATTTTTATTGATGAAGCGCATTTGATTTTTAAAGAAGCAACGAAAGCTTTATTAAATCAAATAGAAACCATGGTAAAATTAATTCGTTCTAAAGGTGTTGGGTTATATTTTGTAACTCAAGTTCCTGGAGATGTTCCTGATGCAGTTTTGAGTCAATTAGGGCTTAAAATTCAACATGCATTAAGAGGTTTTACAGCAAAAGATCGCAAAGAAATTACGAAAGCAATCGAAAATTATCCAACGACAACTTATTATAAGGCAAATGAGGTAATCACACAATTAGGAATTGGAGAAGCTTTTGTGACTGCTTTAGATGAAAAAGGGATTCCAACGCCATTAGCATATACTTATATGCGCGCACCAAATTCGAGAATGGATGTGTTGACTTCTGATGAAATAAATACGATTGTAGCAAACTCAGATTTAGTCAATAAGTATGCGAAGAATATCAACCGTGAATCGGCTAATGAGATATTATCACAAAAATTAGAACAACAAAAAAATAGTGAACAAACAAGTAGTAAAAAAACTCCTTCAAAAAAAGTTCCA
- a CDS encoding endonuclease/exonuclease/phosphatase family protein, whose translation MSVISKFKLNYFNRLVLTINIVFLLVAYCVYLNKVFTPSEIPYFNFISIGFPILFAFGTIFLAYWLLFSWRHFLLILILSAGLFYPIYLSYPIVQFNKIEAKKADLTVLTYNAHGFKDEGTKEFLIKNKADIMLLQEAREAQQKSLKNNEFKDYYSEFYGLLTIYSKYPIIQTKIIETENSEDFNGLAAYADIDLGTDTIRVINVYLEPMYIDKTMVKDIIQSEDSKTAEISSRKVELKLVKGMQKHQKQLEAIIPYIKSSRHPVILGTDLNATPISYEYEKLKNYLHDSYIAVGKGDATTFHGFKFPIRIDYLFHSKEFTAIEANVIRKKFSDHYPVVVKYKFAE comes from the coding sequence ATGAGTGTAATCAGTAAGTTTAAACTAAATTATTTCAATCGTTTAGTACTAACAATAAATATTGTTTTTTTGTTGGTAGCTTATTGTGTTTATTTAAATAAAGTTTTTACACCTTCAGAAATACCTTATTTTAATTTTATCTCAATTGGTTTTCCAATTTTATTTGCATTCGGAACTATTTTTTTAGCTTATTGGTTATTATTTAGTTGGCGACATTTTCTATTGATTTTAATTCTTTCAGCTGGATTGTTTTATCCAATTTATTTATCTTATCCCATTGTACAATTCAATAAAATAGAAGCTAAAAAAGCCGATTTAACAGTTTTGACATACAATGCTCATGGTTTTAAGGATGAAGGAACGAAAGAATTTTTGATTAAAAATAAAGCGGACATTATGTTGCTTCAAGAGGCAAGAGAAGCTCAACAAAAGAGTTTGAAAAATAATGAGTTTAAAGATTATTATTCAGAATTTTATGGATTGTTAACGATTTATAGTAAATATCCAATTATCCAAACAAAAATAATAGAAACCGAAAATAGCGAAGATTTTAATGGACTTGCGGCATATGCAGATATTGATCTCGGAACCGATACAATTCGAGTAATCAATGTTTATTTGGAGCCTATGTATATCGATAAAACGATGGTAAAAGATATTATTCAATCAGAAGATTCGAAAACAGCTGAAATTTCGAGCAGAAAGGTCGAATTGAAATTGGTAAAAGGAATGCAAAAGCATCAAAAGCAGTTGGAAGCAATTATCCCGTATATCAAATCATCTCGTCATCCCGTTATTTTAGGAACAGACCTTAATGCTACGCCTATTTCGTATGAATACGAAAAATTAAAAAATTACCTTCACGATTCATATATAGCGGTAGGAAAAGGAGATGCTACAACTTTTCATGGATTTAAATTTCCAATTAGAATTGATTATTTATTTCATTCAAAAGAATTTACAGCTATTGAGGCAAATGTTATTCGTAAAAAATTTTCGGATCATTATCCTGTTGTTGTAAAATATAAATTTGCAGAATAA